A part of Desertifilum tharense IPPAS B-1220 genomic DNA contains:
- a CDS encoding AAA family ATPase, with protein MREELSILIQAQYPLIYLVTSEEERAEQAIAAIAHGKPQRRVFVWTVTHGVVEYGQPRNVTQHNTVSPQAAIEWAIRQPVKDAGIFVFKDLHPFIDSPEVTRWLRDAIASFKGTQKTIILMSPVQQIPIELEKEVIVLDFPLPDIAALNQVLSQHLGSRRLSTEAREKLLKAALGLTKDEAEKVYRKAQVTAGRLTESEVEIVLSEKKQLIRRNGILEFIEEDETINSVGGLEELKRWLKQRSNAFTERAREYGLPQPKGMLILGVPGCGKSLIAKTTSRLWGLPLLRLDMGRVYDGSMVGRSEANLRNALKTAESISPTILFIDELDKAFAGSTGSADSDGGTSSRIFGSFLTWLQEKTSPVFVMATANRVERLPGEFLRKGRFDEIFFVDLPTEEERQEIFKIHLAKRRREIARFDIEQLAKICDGFSGAEIEQALVAAMYEAFAQDREFTQLDIIAAIKATLPLSRTMSEQVTALRDWARQRARPAASSVAEYQRLEF; from the coding sequence ATGCGAGAAGAGCTAAGTATCTTAATCCAAGCTCAATACCCTCTAATCTACCTCGTGACCTCAGAGGAAGAACGGGCTGAGCAGGCAATTGCAGCAATCGCACACGGTAAACCCCAAAGACGGGTATTTGTCTGGACTGTAACCCACGGCGTTGTTGAATACGGTCAACCGCGCAATGTCACCCAGCATAATACAGTCTCTCCCCAAGCTGCGATTGAGTGGGCGATTCGACAACCGGTAAAGGATGCAGGAATCTTCGTCTTCAAGGATTTACATCCCTTTATCGATTCCCCAGAGGTGACGCGATGGCTCAGAGATGCGATCGCCAGCTTCAAAGGAACGCAGAAGACCATCATTTTAATGTCGCCCGTTCAGCAAATTCCGATTGAGTTAGAGAAAGAAGTCATCGTTCTCGACTTCCCCCTCCCGGACATTGCAGCCCTCAATCAAGTCTTATCGCAGCATCTCGGTAGCCGTCGCTTGAGTACCGAAGCCCGGGAAAAGCTTCTCAAAGCTGCCCTAGGGCTAACCAAAGATGAAGCCGAGAAGGTTTATCGCAAAGCTCAAGTCACCGCAGGTCGCTTGACTGAATCAGAAGTGGAAATCGTCCTATCCGAGAAAAAACAACTGATTCGTCGCAACGGCATTCTTGAGTTTATCGAAGAAGATGAAACCATCAACTCCGTGGGCGGTCTTGAAGAGCTGAAGCGGTGGTTAAAGCAGCGCTCCAATGCATTTACAGAAAGAGCCAGAGAATACGGTCTCCCGCAGCCTAAAGGCATGTTAATTCTAGGGGTACCGGGTTGTGGTAAATCGCTAATTGCCAAAACCACCTCTCGCCTGTGGGGTCTGCCGCTCCTTCGCTTGGATATGGGTCGAGTCTATGATGGCTCAATGGTCGGTCGTTCTGAAGCGAACCTCCGCAACGCCCTAAAAACAGCCGAGTCCATTTCCCCGACCATTCTCTTTATCGATGAATTAGATAAAGCGTTTGCTGGGAGTACGGGTTCAGCCGACTCCGATGGTGGCACCTCTAGCCGGATCTTCGGTTCATTCCTCACCTGGCTGCAAGAGAAGACATCACCCGTGTTCGTCATGGCAACTGCAAACCGCGTCGAACGCCTACCCGGTGAATTCCTCCGTAAAGGACGGTTTGATGAGATCTTCTTTGTCGATTTGCCGACCGAAGAAGAACGCCAGGAAATTTTCAAAATTCACTTAGCCAAACGCCGTCGCGAAATTGCTCGATTTGATATCGAACAGTTAGCCAAGATTTGCGATGGATTCTCAGGCGCAGAAATTGAGCAGGCGCTAGTTGCCGCGATGTACGAAGCATTCGCTCAAGACCGCGAATTTACACAACTCGATATTATCGCTGCAATTAAAGCAACCTTGCCCCTGT
- a CDS encoding DUF533 domain-containing protein has translation MTGVINSPYTSEQIAIWLRGLLTLAWADGHFDEEERELIASITQDELAPSVNLDEVETITPEQLAAALSEDRVAAENFLRTAVMVAVADGVYSPSEHELLQQFSQALGFDPEILNALRSTYDGHLAETDTGLHPRQSQSAADLLHPAREWLDGLDVRDPRVARFLCKLIPPQCPFERDVKLFGHKVVHIPAMCKLNPLYDQLVGLRFRALSYLADDCGEDVSRYC, from the coding sequence ATGACAGGTGTTATCAACTCTCCCTATACCAGCGAGCAAATTGCCATTTGGCTGCGCGGTTTGTTAACCCTAGCGTGGGCGGATGGACATTTCGACGAAGAAGAACGGGAACTGATTGCTAGCATTACGCAAGATGAACTCGCCCCTTCTGTCAACCTCGATGAAGTCGAAACCATTACCCCAGAACAACTCGCGGCTGCCCTTAGCGAGGATCGAGTTGCAGCAGAGAACTTTTTAAGAACAGCAGTAATGGTTGCTGTCGCCGATGGAGTTTACTCTCCTAGCGAACACGAACTGCTTCAGCAGTTTAGTCAGGCATTAGGCTTCGATCCAGAAATTCTCAATGCCTTACGTTCCACCTATGACGGGCATTTAGCCGAGACTGACACGGGGTTGCACCCCCGTCAATCTCAATCTGCCGCAGACTTGTTGCACCCCGCCCGCGAATGGCTAGATGGTTTAGACGTGCGAGATCCGCGCGTTGCCCGGTTTTTGTGTAAATTAATTCCGCCCCAATGTCCTTTTGAGCGAGATGTGAAGCTGTTTGGACATAAAGTGGTGCATATTCCGGCAATGTGCAAACTCAACCCGCTTTACGACCAGCTTGTCGGCTTGCGCTTCCGCGCCTTATCTTATCTAGCCGATGATTGTGGCGAAGATGTGTCTCGCTATTGTTAG
- a CDS encoding zinc-dependent dehydrogenase yields MKAQVFRGVNQLSYEELPIPELADDEVLVQVRVVGLCQSDIKKIRYPLYEPPRIFGHETAGVISAVGKAVQNWQVGQRVVVMHHIPCMHCEYCLNDNFSMCETYKNITTTAGFAPSGGGFAEYVKVPGHIVRQGGLIPIPDGVSFEQASFVEPTNCCLKAVKKAQIGPGQTVLVTGAGPIGLMFIMLVRYFGGRAIATDLLPSRIEKALSVGAEAAFDARDRDLPAKIQALTQGLGVDTTLLAVPSDKAFFQALDCTRKGGKILFFAEFPDEVEIPINPNILYRREIDLMGSYSSSYRLQALSADIVFNKRIDVEALISDRYPLGQLADAVEKACAPTAETYKILIYPS; encoded by the coding sequence GTGAAAGCACAGGTTTTTAGAGGCGTTAATCAACTGAGTTACGAAGAACTTCCGATTCCAGAATTGGCTGATGATGAAGTCTTAGTACAAGTGCGTGTCGTGGGCTTGTGCCAATCTGATATTAAGAAGATTCGCTATCCCCTATACGAACCCCCGCGCATTTTTGGTCATGAGACGGCTGGTGTGATTTCCGCTGTGGGAAAAGCGGTGCAAAACTGGCAAGTGGGACAGCGGGTGGTGGTGATGCACCATATTCCCTGTATGCATTGCGAGTATTGTCTCAATGACAATTTTTCCATGTGCGAGACGTACAAAAATATCACGACGACTGCTGGCTTTGCGCCGAGTGGCGGCGGGTTTGCGGAATATGTGAAGGTTCCTGGGCATATTGTCCGTCAGGGTGGCTTAATTCCGATTCCCGATGGGGTGAGTTTTGAACAAGCCAGTTTTGTAGAACCCACCAATTGCTGCTTAAAGGCGGTGAAGAAGGCGCAAATTGGGCCGGGACAAACGGTGCTGGTGACGGGGGCCGGGCCGATTGGGCTAATGTTTATTATGTTAGTGCGCTATTTTGGGGGAAGAGCGATCGCCACGGACTTACTCCCCTCTCGGATTGAAAAGGCGCTTTCTGTGGGGGCGGAGGCGGCGTTTGATGCGCGCGATCGCGATTTGCCCGCTAAAATTCAAGCATTAACCCAAGGTTTAGGGGTGGATACAACGCTGTTGGCGGTGCCTAGCGATAAGGCGTTTTTCCAAGCGTTGGACTGCACGCGCAAGGGCGGTAAAATTCTGTTTTTTGCCGAGTTCCCGGATGAGGTGGAAATTCCGATTAATCCGAATATTCTCTATCGCCGCGAAATCGATTTGATGGGGAGTTACAGTTCTTCCTATCGCCTGCAAGCCCTCTCGGCTGATATTGTGTTTAACAAGCGGATTGATGTAGAGGCGCTGATTAGCGATCGCTATCCCCTCGGTCAACTGGCTGACGCGGTGGAAAAAGCCTGCGCCCCGACTGCTGAAACTTACAAGATTCTCATCTATCCTTCCTAA